A stretch of DNA from Cryptomeria japonica chromosome 4, Sugi_1.0, whole genome shotgun sequence:
TACCgaagattggagggaagagaggtgatcTAGTGGAAGCAGGTTTGGAGTAATgtgtcttggccgaagtgtaattgctttgcttggacactggctttgaatagatgtctgacctgggacaatatccgcaagcgaGGATTTTTGGGGCCctctatctgtgttttgtgtggtaatgggaaagaagattcctcacacctgttcttcagatgccccttctctctgCTTATTTGACATTACTggtgggggtgtggaagcatccttgtatccatgcggattctttggtggagttttggagcagtttgggtagacctcctatccaGTCCTTCCTATAGAATGTTTGGTATATAAGGCCCATCTTCATTatgtggcagatctggctcgagaggaataggaggatctttcgcGAGGTCAGATTGTTTGTTCAGCAAGTTTGGACTAGGATCATTGCAATGATCCAGGAGACTGTGGAAGCAAAAtatgaggtgaattttcctttgggtagagaggaggctgatattgtgagtaggcttggtctGCAGGAGTTGTCTCTGGCCTCAgtttgtgtcaggagaggtagacgggccatgaagaaggtgcaaagggtgggaaggtggataccctctcaggatgagtttatcaagattaacactgatgcttcatctaggggtaacccaggccctgttgGAGTTGGGTGTGTAGGTAGGAATAGCAagggggaggttgttttcctcttttcggtgcaCACAGGGTGGCAGTCGAacaattttatggagggatttgcgatTCTTTATGCCCTTGAGCGTGCTTGGGAGCTGGGtcgaaggaaggtgatttgtgaatcagacTCATAAATTGTTGTTAACCTATtgactgagcagaaggtgagtgggatttagtggcagttggcagggattgtttaGCAGATTCTACAAAGTAGCTCTTTAATGGAGCAAGTGGCTTTCGTCCACatccctcgtgaatggaatagagcagctgattgtttggccaagtgggcctcggaacatggcagggattggaaagttgaaggtcgGGAGCATCTCTCCggggattactgtcaggacttgcagaagatttttactgaggacatggatggcAATGAAGTTGGATGATATGGGGCTGGTTCGGTGTTTCTTTCCTGGGGCCTAggggctttgggtctttttgtaattcttgtttctgattttcaataaagtttttacccttttaaaaaaaataaaaataaaatatatattaaaaaataaaaaatataatataaaaaaaatataaaaaataaaaaataaaaaataaaaagaatataaCTAAATTAAAATGTACAATTAAATTTATATCTAACACATACAAATTTGATCTaaagattaataaaatattattcaaattgatatcaattattttttgaattattaagttaataaaaatagatataatttattaaataaattattaaattaaatatatttttaaaataaaaaaatataatataaataaaatatattacaaatacaAAAATATAATCTAAGTAAAATATATGAAAATTATACTAAAAATATAGTTACAATATATtagataaaatatataaaatattaaataaaatttattaagcaACGTTTTTCGCGGCACCGTTTTTCCTGTGTACTATTTTCCCGGGGCTGTCTTCCAATGCACGGACTGTACTTACCTGCAAAAGTTTTAGGGCCTTTTAAAGGGGTGCACGGCTTCTCCAGGGCAATGGCCACGCAGCGGACAAaataatgcttttgagcttgagaagattgttgatgtgAAAGAGTATGCACCATTGATTGATCTGTTCAGGTTGTGAACCTCAAATAAATAGAGGCCTTTGGCGAAAAaataatgcttttgagcttgagaagattgttgatgtgATAGAAAACAGGTTGAGGAACTACAGAAAAATCCATTCAAATTCAATGAAGATCTGCTTTGATTATGTCTTTATGCAGTGAGATTTTCTCCAGTATACGGAGGATATGGAGTGCACAATGCAGCCAATGTAGTTGGGATTACTTCCAACAGATGTGATTTAGAGCGATCGACAAATCTGGATGATTTGGATAGGCGCAGCAATTGTCATTTTAAATCGTATGATGCGACCTGCCGTCAGTTGAAACCAGGTTGTAACTTGAGTCTTAATTGTTGCGCTTCTCAAACGCAAGCTAAACTTTTCAGACTTTACCCAGATAACATTTATGAACACTAATGAATGATGGCATTCATTCATATATCATAATTAATGCTTTTCCTTTGATGCAGAAATAAAATCACAGGAAAAAAAAACCCTTCGTTCTCATTGTCACGACTCAAGCTGACATTGCTTACTGCACTTAAGGCAATGGCTCGAAGTAGAAAGGGATTAAACGATTTACCAGATTCCTTACTGTGCCTCATACTTAATAAAGTTTCTTTGGATCAGGCGATTCGTTGTTCCGTGCTTTCTAAGAGATGGAAATTGCTTTGGAGGTTCTTACCCAAGCTATGTTTTTCAGATGATATGTTTAATTCATCAACCCGCCTACTTAAAATCCATAACATAATTGATGGTATTCTTAAGTTGCATTCTGCACCCCTGGAGGCTTTCCACTTTTACGGAGGAATCAGCACCGTCGTTTcaaatgcaaaaattgatgagtGGATTCACTATGCTGCCCTAAAAGATGTGAgagatatttttattcaatttcttGTAGACGTTGAGGTTCCGACTTCTGTTTTTTCTTGCCGGAACCTCAGGGATTTGTTTCTTATAAATTTTGATTTCGAAAATATGCCTGGTTCCTTTGCTGGTTTCGCCTGCCTCACATCACTCAATTTTCACAACGTTAAGCTGAATGACACAACTTTCAAGCTCATGTTGCAATTATGTCCAGTTCTGGAAATTTTAGTCGTTCGAAATTGCCATGGACTTGAGAGAGTAAAAATATGCTCCTCCAGTCTTTGTATTCTCGAACTTGATTTTCCATCGTCATCTCATGAAATCAAGTCGATAACAGCAAGATGTCCAGGATTGGAGATTCTTAAGTTAAGAGTCATGTATCATGTGGAAAAGATGGAATTTGAATTACCAGATTGTTCAGATTTGTCGACAACAGTTTCACGACTCGAGCCGTTTACAACCCTGAAATCACTGATGAAAATGGCTTTTTTATGTGGAATTTTCGAGAGCAATGTGAGCTTACTACACAATTTTCCAGATTTAGAGCAGCTTTGGATCGACAACGCTAGGTCACTTACATGGGTAAGTTGATCTTCTAATAATAGTACACTTTATTGCAAATTTTATATTTCTTCTTAAATCATTGATTTTCAACACAAGGTATGAGAAATTTCCTTCGTATCATCTTAAGACATGCTTTTGTACAATGTTGAGCTATGAGCCATTTGCAGGATATTTCCATCTAATATTTGCCATAACTATTAACACTGATTGAGATTTTTATGAACGAAATTGCGTTTCTAAAAGACTGACTGATATTCACAGCTGAGTTTTCTGCTGTACCGATAATGTTCGTCTGGTGTTAGGGTGTAGTGCAGGACATTTCAGGGCCTGCTCCATTGCTGGAAAATTTAGAGCGAGTTCATCTTAATGTCACCTCACTTGATGACTCTATGCCTCTGCTTGCCTATCTTCTTAAAAACGCTCCTGAAATGAAAACCTTAATAGTTTCCCGGCAGAAAGGATTCGATGGTGCTCTGGAATTTGTTAACACGCTGTTTAATCTTCCGAGAGCTTCTGAGGAAGCCAAAATTCTCTTATCACTGAATAATTTTAAAGGGAGCGAGAGGTCGCAACTGTGAAATGGAGGGAATTAAGATGGGCGTGTGGATAATGGGTACACAGACCTTAAGCGAGCATCAATGGGGGGTTTCTTAAGCTCTTGTATTTATAATGTCTATTTATTGGTTTTTTGATTTAAAGGGTGGGTAAATACGATTAGTTCATCAATCTACAGACAATTTTTTGCATTTTGTATAATGGTAAACGTTGTAGAACTGTATTTGAATCCCTTGTCGATTCAGGGAATTGAAAGACAATCAGTTACTTTATCAAAATTTTATGTAGAACGACAATTTGTGTTGTTCGTTGTGTTGATTAATGCCTGAACAGAGTAATACTTTGTTGCCTAGATTCGTTAAATATGTTTATTATCTTCATAGTTCCCGCAGGGACTACAACTAGCACCGCACGCTAATATTATTTGTGGGAGACACTGCAGAAGTAAATAgagaaaagatcctcagattttGTAGCGCTTataatttttgttttgaaaaattattATTTGTACAGAACAAGTTTTCTGGTTCGGTCAGAAAAACTTtatatatatttctctttcttaaACTTGAACTCCCCAGATTAAGAGGCTTCAGATGATGAAACACAAGGTAACCCATTACATATACCACAGTCAAATCCAGAAGCTCACACACCATACCATTACATGTAGGTTTTTTAATGCTTTTTCACAGCCTTTTAATCTCCTCTTTTAATTGTCATTTTAATGTGAGAACCGGGCATTAACCCTTGTGGGTTTTTGCTTAAGGAATGTTCCAACATTACCGGGATTTAACGGCATTAGACATCTTTGCTTTAAACTAAACACATTTTTTACTGTTTCTCATTCATTAATATTTGTCCCTCTCACCGCTGGAGCCGTATAGAATTGCTTCCTGCTGTTATCCAATGCTCTGTCTAAAATTCCTTGTTGATTGTTTATATTATTATAAGTTACTGCCAGGCAAATGTTAAGGTGAGGTCAAAGTGTGAAGTTTTTGTCCATAATTATGAATTTTACTTTGGTTTGCTCTTAACAACGAAACTCTCATGAAGAGGTCTAATGAAATTCTCATGGATTAAGTATAACAAAAGTCGTTGGCGAGCGTATATAGATTAAATTTGGCTGTATGATTTGGGCTTATTGCTTTTGTTATTTTTGGCACTGTTTGTTCTAACTGTTAATTTTCTGTATTTTGCTTTTTCtactataaaaaaattaataaactcAGGGTTGGtttaaaatcaaattgaaaaaatcTTCATAAATTAACAAGGTTGAAAGTGTTCATGAGAGGATTTGAGCTATCATCATCATTATTTTTATCTTTATCATCATAAATCGATAAATAGCTAATGCTAAGTGAAGAAACATATTAGAATCAATAGAAAGAAGCTTCACCAAAAGGTCATCCATGAGCATTAGTTGTGAGAGACAAAGACGTAGAGCATCATTGAATAGGTTGTGATGCATTTTAATGCTTGAGTTCTTCTCTACCAATTGGAAAAG
This window harbors:
- the LOC131057675 gene encoding FBD-associated F-box protein At2g26860-like, whose product is MGGGESGGGQRAVRFSPVYGGYGVHNAANVVGITSNRCDLERSTNLDDLDRRSNCHFKSNKITGKKNPSFSLSRLKLTLLTALKAMARSRKGLNDLPDSLLCLILNKVSLDQAIRCSVLSKRWKLLWRFLPKLCFSDDMFNSSTRLLKIHNIIDGILKLHSAPLEAFHFYGGISTVVSNAKIDEWIHYAALKDVRDIFIQFLVDVEVPTSVFSCRNLRDLFLINFDFENMPGSFAGFACLTSLNFHNVKLNDTTFKLMLQLCPVLEILVVRNCHGLERVKICSSSLCILELDFPSSSHEIKSITARCPGLEILKLRVMYHVEKMEFELPDCSDLSTTVSRLEPFTTLKSLMKMAFLCGIFESNVSLLHNFPDLEQLWIDNARSLTWGVVQDISGPAPLLENLERVHLNVTSLDDSMPLLAYLLKNAPEMKTLIVSRQKGFDGALEFVNTLFNLPRASEEAKILLSLNNFKGSERSQL